ATGGGTAAATTTTTTTTAGAAATTGTCTGATGCGCGGGTCCGTGGCACTGGTCAGATCCTCGAATGTGCCGTCAAAAAAGATACCGCCGTTTTCAAGAAACAGGACCCGGGTCGCGAAATTTTTCACCATGTTCATCTGGTGGGTGACCAGCACCAGGGTCATGTGGCTGCGGGCCAGGGTCTGAATGGTGTCAAACACCTCATGGGCCAGCTCCGGGTCCAGGGAGGAGGTGGGTTCGTCAAACAGCATGATGTCCGGGGACATGGACAGGGCTCTGGCAATGGCCAGTCGCTGCTGCTGTCCCCCGGACAGGGTGGACGGATACTGACTGGCCTTGTCCGCCAGTTTCACCGATTCCAGCAATTCGGCGGCCCGGTCACGGGCCCGGGTGCGGGGCATATTTTTGATGGTCCGCAAAGGGGCCGCGATATTTTCAATGGCCGTGTAGTGTGGAAACAGGTTGAATTGCTGGAATACCATGCCCATCCGGCCGGCCACGCTGGTGAAGGAGGTGACGGGCTGGCCGTCCACGGTTACAGATCCTTTGTCCACCTTCTCCAGGCCGTTGAGGCACCGGATAAAAGTGCTTTTGCCGGCACCGGAAGGGCCGATGACCGCCAGGATTTCGCCCTGGCGGATTTCCAGGCTGATATCCTTGAGAACCATATGGCTGCCATAGGATTTGCTGATGCGGTCCACACGGATTAGGGGATCCATTTGATTCCTTTTTTTTCAACCCACCGGGAAACCAGAGCCACACTGTAGGTCATGACAAAATAGACAGCCCCGATGGTGATGTAGATCTCAAAAGGACCCAGGGTCCGGGCATATATCTGGTTGCCCACCCGGGTGAGCTCTGCAATGGACAGCACTGATACCAGGGAGGTTTCCTTGATCATGGTGGTGAAGTAGTTCATCAGGGTGGGCAATGCAATGCGGAACGCCTGGGGCAGA
Above is a window of Desulfotignum balticum DSM 7044 DNA encoding:
- a CDS encoding amino acid ABC transporter ATP-binding protein, with amino-acid sequence MDPLIRVDRISKSYGSHMVLKDISLEIRQGEILAVIGPSGAGKSTFIRCLNGLEKVDKGSVTVDGQPVTSFTSVAGRMGMVFQQFNLFPHYTAIENIAAPLRTIKNMPRTRARDRAAELLESVKLADKASQYPSTLSGGQQQRLAIARALSMSPDIMLFDEPTSSLDPELAHEVFDTIQTLARSHMTLVLVTHQMNMVKNFATRVLFLENGGIFFDGTFEDLTSATDPRIRQFLKKIYP